A stretch of DNA from Rothia mucilaginosa:
TCATCGAAAAACATTACACATCCATGCAATATATTGTCGATGGATCCATTCGATATTTTCGATTGGCGTTCAAATATTGGCTACTTACCAAACAATCCAACCTACCCCCTCGGCAAAGAATTAGTTCTTCGCGACTGCTTCCTTAGTAGCTTCCTCAACCGCAACCCACGAAAGCATCGCGCACTTCACGCGCGCCATAAACTTCGAAACGCCAGAGAAAGCCGCCATATCGCCGTACTCCTCTTCGTCCAGGGTCACCTTACCGCGCGAGCGCAGCATCTCGCGGAACGCATCCACGTGGCTCTGCAGCTCGGAGACGGTCATGCCCGGAGCCATTTCAGAGAGCACGGAGGCGGCAGCCATGGAGATGGAGCAACCGTCGCCTTCCCAGGAGATCGACTCGATGGTCTTCTCGCCGTCCTTCAGCTCGTCAGAGAGCACCACGCGCAGGTTGATTTCGTCGCCGCAGGTGGGGTTGTACTGGTGGTTATCGGCACTTGCGTGACCGGCGGGTACCTCTACGAGGTGCTCGCCGCTGCGCTGCTTAGAATGCTCCAGAATAATTTCCTGGTACAGGGATTCAAGAGACACGGTGATCTTCTTCCGTCAGTTGGTATGTCTGAAAAATTGGGGCGTTAGCTTCTAACGCGTCTGCTTTTAGAAGCCGAAGTAGGGGCGCACCTCGGCGAGTGCCTTCAGGAAAGCGTCCACGTCTTCGGTGGTGTTGTAGATGTAGGTGGAGGCGCGGGTCGAGGCGGTCACACCGGCGCAGCGGTGCAGCGGCTGGGCGCAGTGGTGGCCCACGCGCACGGCGATGCCCTGGGTGTCAAGCAGCTGGCCCACGTCGTGCGGGTGCACGCCCTCGATGGCGAGAGCAACCAGGCCGGCACGTTTGGTGGGGTCGGTGGGGCCGAGCAAGCGCACACCGTCAATCTTCTGAACGCCCTCAACGAGGCGGGCACCCAGTTCGTGTTCCCACGCCTCAACGTTCTCCATGCCCAGGTGCTGCAGGTAGCGCACGGCAGCGGCGAAAGCGACTGCCTGCGAGACACGCTGGGTACCTGCCTCAAACTTGATGGGGGCGGGCATGTACTCGGCGTCCTGCAGACCCACGCGGGTAATCATGGAGCCACCGGTCAGGAAGGGCGGCAGAGCTTCGAGTAGTTCGGCACGGCCGTAAAGGGCACCGATACCGGTGGGTGCCAGCATCTTGTGGCCGGAGAACGCCGCGAAGTCGACGTCCAGGGCGTGGAAGTCTACGGGCATGTGCGGTACGGACTGGCAGGCATCCAGCACGACGAGCGCGCCGTGCTTGCGCGCCATGGCGACCATGCGGGGCACATCGGTAATCGCGCCGGTCACGTTCGAGACGTGGGTGAACGCCACGATGCGGGTCTTCTCGTTGATGATGCCCTCGGCTGCCGAGTAGTCGAGCTGACCGTCCTCGGTGGAGGGGATGTGGCGCAGAGTCGCGCCAGTACGCTGGGCAAGAATCTGCCAGGGAATGAGGTTCGCGTGGTGCTCAATCTCCGTGGTGACGATTTCATCGCCGGGCTTCAGCGCGAAACGCTCAGCGGCGGGACCGCCGATGCCCTGGGAGGCGTTGCCGATGGAGTAGGCAACCAGGTTCAGTGCCTCGGTTGCGTTGGAGGTCCACACGATTTCTTCGTCAGTGGCACCGACGAAGTTCGCTACGGTGGTGCGCGCATCCTCAAACAGGTCGGTTGCTTCGACCGCGAGGGTGTGGGCGCCGCGGTGTACGGCGGAGTTAGCGTGCAGGTAGAAGTCGCGTTCTGCGGTGAGAACCTGAAGGGGTTTCTGGCTGGTCGCCCCCGAATCCAGGTAGACCAAGGGATGCCCGTTGACCTCAGTGTTGAGGATCGGGAAGTCCTGGCGAAGCTGGCGTACGATCTCGTCGCTCAGCGGGGTGTTGGCGGGGGTGGAGTATTCAGCCACGGGTACCTTCTTCTCTCGCTCATACGCTCCACGGTCGGGTATTTTCCCGTCGTGGAGCGTATAACGTCATTCTTTTCTAGCTTATTCCCTCACCGGGCTCTTGCATAGTTAGGTAGAGCCTAGTTCACACATCGGCCCGCATCATGCATTACCCCAGTTCAGTGTTGACCCAGTTCAGTGTTTACCCGGCACGGGTCATACGGCTAGGAACCTGCGCCGTGGTAGCGCTGCTGGGTTGCCAGCAGGCCTTCCTTTACGAGCATCATCGTTGCATCCGCTGCGTTTGAGATGAGGAAGGGCAGGTCCTTCGCCTCGGTGCTGCTGAAGGGCTTGAGCACGAAATCTGCGGTGTCCATGCGTCCAGGAGGTCGACCGATGCCGGTGCGAACACGGTAGTAGTCCTTGGTACCCAGCGCCTTGGTGATATCGCGCAGACCGTTATGACCGCCCTCTCCCCCACCAATCTTGAGCTTAATAGTGTCGAAGGGGATATCCAGTTCATCGTGCACCGCGATGATACGGTCGGGGTTAATATCGTAGAACTGGGCTAGAGCCGATACCGGGCCGCCCGAGGTGTTCATATAGGTCAGGGGCTTGGCCAGCACTACCTTGGGTCCGCCTATACCCAAACGTCCTTCCAGCACCTGGGCGCGCGCGCGTCCG
This window harbors:
- the sufU gene encoding Fe-S cluster assembly sulfur transfer protein SufU — translated: MSLESLYQEIILEHSKQRSGEHLVEVPAGHASADNHQYNPTCGDEINLRVVLSDELKDGEKTIESISWEGDGCSISMAAASVLSEMAPGMTVSELQSHVDAFREMLRSRGKVTLDEEEYGDMAAFSGVSKFMARVKCAMLSWVAVEEATKEAVAKN
- the pth gene encoding aminoacyl-tRNA hydrolase, whose translation is MSDAWLIVGLGNPGPEYEKTRHNIGQMVVDELAREVGGGFKKHGRARAQVLEGRLGIGGPKVVLAKPLTYMNTSGGPVSALAQFYDINPDRIIAVHDELDIPFDTIKLKIGGGEGGHNGLRDITKALGTKDYYRVRTGIGRPPGRMDTADFVLKPFSSTEAKDLPFLISNAADATMMLVKEGLLATQQRYHGAGS
- a CDS encoding cysteine desulfurase; translation: MAEYSTPANTPLSDEIVRQLRQDFPILNTEVNGHPLVYLDSGATSQKPLQVLTAERDFYLHANSAVHRGAHTLAVEATDLFEDARTTVANFVGATDEEIVWTSNATEALNLVAYSIGNASQGIGGPAAERFALKPGDEIVTTEIEHHANLIPWQILAQRTGATLRHIPSTEDGQLDYSAAEGIINEKTRIVAFTHVSNVTGAITDVPRMVAMARKHGALVVLDACQSVPHMPVDFHALDVDFAAFSGHKMLAPTGIGALYGRAELLEALPPFLTGGSMITRVGLQDAEYMPAPIKFEAGTQRVSQAVAFAAAVRYLQHLGMENVEAWEHELGARLVEGVQKIDGVRLLGPTDPTKRAGLVALAIEGVHPHDVGQLLDTQGIAVRVGHHCAQPLHRCAGVTASTRASTYIYNTTEDVDAFLKALAEVRPYFGF